One window of the Salvia miltiorrhiza cultivar Shanhuang (shh) chromosome 6, IMPLAD_Smil_shh, whole genome shotgun sequence genome contains the following:
- the LOC130987972 gene encoding uncharacterized protein LOC130987972 — MAEKFCAGLRHEIRMTLASHGGLSYTESLNRALDIEAAMPSDKSAPPLTSTPNNPPAPSHTLKGKRKWGNTEDNISQANKRVWQENEQAEQFNQQRHETQTNSDPTRGNRGQQGISPCPNCGKMHRGICRAGTNGCYNCGQKGHYSTQCPNRQQGSTTKPTHTHPLQAIRGHLQIQPQEQQSPQQGATYAFNQGHLEG; from the coding sequence atggcagaaaaattttgtgccggtctgaggcatgaaatTAGGATGactctagcaagccacggaggactctcatacacggagtctttgaacagggcacttgacattgaagctgcaatgccatCGGATAAGTCAGCTCCACCACTGACCTCGACGCCAAATAACCCACCAGCACcctcacatactctcaaagggaagcgcaaatGGGGCAACACTGAAGACAATATCAGTCAAGCCAACAAGAGAGTATGGCAAGAAAATGAACAGGCCGAACAGTTTAATCAACAAAGGCATGAGACACAGACTAACTCCGACCCAACTAGGGGTAACCGAGGTCAGCaaggaatttcaccttgccccaattgcggtaagatgcataggggtatctgtcgggctggaactaacgggtgttacaattgtggccaaaaaggtcactactccacaCAGTGTCCCAACAGACAACAAGGTTCAACAACTAAGCCCACCCACACCCATCCCTTACAAGCAATACGCGGACACCTTCAAATTCAGCCTCAAGAACAACAGTCACCACAACAGGGGGCAACTTATGCTTTTAACCAGGGACACTTGGAAG